A window of Corallococcus macrosporus DSM 14697 contains these coding sequences:
- a CDS encoding AHH domain-containing protein → MKWVAVILPLLLSAGCASTRVVHIDVGNGRRVVHASVEVEPVEVSEDAFKSALTRLILAMRMDMAFQEVEEVDARGWARSKSLLASAAGIVDSGSGSSLETLYARICPEAEDCLTLVGGTGLTFSRKDRTLMALSFALDTVWESVEAEVGKVLNPVALKALVTSAALTLLLTMALPEPVTKVVAVALTAAMVAYLGVVPVWEIGRGFVRLWDDAGMAMSVSELQAIGQRFGRVLGTNGTRVLVLVVMAALGGRSAMAAQGPKLPGFAQAALRAQAEAGFPLGAALNGGVTSIAMPAAGVLNVALAPGAAAALAMYGDGRIPGDDEGPTHHICTTRNTISDTTGGPWTPQCQKLFAKAGMTLEDAANKVRLKGHAGPHPELYHRAVMRRLERSVARCRTTETCRASLMKELAKIANELMTPGNPLRSFIVKVEK, encoded by the coding sequence ATGAAATGGGTTGCAGTCATCTTGCCGTTGCTGCTGTCGGCGGGCTGCGCGAGCACGCGCGTGGTCCATATCGATGTCGGGAATGGGCGGCGGGTCGTCCACGCGTCGGTGGAGGTTGAGCCGGTGGAGGTGAGTGAGGACGCGTTCAAGTCCGCCCTCACGCGCCTCATCCTGGCCATGCGGATGGACATGGCATTCCAGGAGGTTGAAGAGGTGGACGCGCGCGGGTGGGCTCGCTCCAAATCGCTGCTGGCGTCCGCTGCGGGCATCGTCGATTCAGGCTCGGGCAGCTCGCTGGAGACTTTGTACGCGCGCATCTGCCCCGAGGCGGAGGACTGCTTGACGCTGGTGGGCGGAACGGGGCTGACGTTCTCCCGGAAGGACCGGACGTTGATGGCGCTGTCCTTCGCGTTGGACACCGTATGGGAGAGCGTCGAGGCCGAGGTCGGCAAGGTGCTGAATCCGGTCGCGCTCAAGGCCCTGGTGACGTCTGCAGCGCTGACGCTGCTGCTCACCATGGCGCTGCCCGAGCCCGTCACCAAGGTCGTCGCGGTGGCGCTGACGGCGGCGATGGTGGCCTATCTCGGAGTGGTGCCCGTCTGGGAGATAGGACGCGGCTTCGTCCGGTTGTGGGATGATGCGGGGATGGCGATGAGCGTCAGCGAGCTACAGGCCATCGGGCAACGGTTCGGGCGGGTGCTGGGGACGAACGGCACACGAGTCCTGGTGCTCGTCGTCATGGCGGCGCTGGGCGGAAGGAGCGCGATGGCGGCCCAGGGGCCGAAGCTCCCGGGCTTTGCTCAAGCCGCGCTTCGAGCGCAGGCCGAGGCGGGATTCCCGCTTGGAGCGGCGCTGAATGGGGGCGTGACCTCCATCGCGATGCCCGCCGCCGGAGTGCTGAACGTCGCGCTGGCGCCTGGCGCCGCCGCGGCCCTGGCGATGTACGGGGACGGTCGGATCCCCGGCGATGACGAAGGCCCGACTCACCACATCTGCACGACCAGGAACACCATCTCCGACACTACTGGCGGTCCTTGGACTCCTCAGTGTCAGAAGCTATTCGCGAAGGCCGGGATGACGCTCGAAGACGCTGCCAACAAGGTGCGGCTCAAGGGACACGCGGGGCCTCACCCTGAACTGTATCACCGAGCAGTGATGCGGCGCCTTGAACGCTCTGTTGCGCGCTGCCGAACGACGGAGACCTGCCGGGCCAGTCTGATGAAGGAGCTTGCGAAGATAGCGAATGAGCTTATGACGCCGGGAAATCCGCTTCGGAGCTTCATTGTGAAGGTGGAGAAATAG
- a CDS encoding PilZ domain-containing protein codes for MFERPHERRSHLRFDKVFTVYLTTQDGMLRGVGRNISARGMFVEVRDQVGLGEKLKVTFAGEDGTEMTCLCEVRYQVALAFGRKDGREGSSRGVGLRIVAYETQDDAPLLLVDRERVMH; via the coding sequence ATGTTCGAGCGTCCCCACGAGCGCCGTTCCCACCTCCGTTTCGACAAGGTCTTCACCGTGTACCTCACCACCCAGGATGGGATGCTGCGTGGGGTGGGCCGCAACATCAGCGCCCGGGGCATGTTCGTGGAGGTGCGGGATCAGGTGGGCCTGGGGGAGAAGCTGAAAGTCACGTTCGCGGGCGAGGACGGGACGGAGATGACGTGCCTGTGCGAGGTCCGCTACCAGGTGGCCCTGGCCTTCGGGCGCAAGGACGGGCGCGAGGGCAGCAGCCGCGGCGTGGGGCTGCGCATCGTGGCCTACGAGACGCAGGATGACGCGCCCCTCCTCCTGGTGGACCGCGAGCGGGTGATGCACTGA
- a CDS encoding mechanosensitive ion channel family protein, with protein MDLFGVRILGLNAETLHKVALSLVVVVAVLGVRALLTVVVGLGTGVSRRTIWTRKGIRLAFGAVGTLLLLSIWFDNPNRLATFLGLLAGGLAFASQNAVLSVAGYFVIVFGKTFDLGDRIQIGDVRGDVLDIGLLKTTVMEMGVPALLMPDPHHWVASRQYTGRVVTITNAEVFKQPTYNYTRSFNFLWEELRLPLRYQADLPRAEAIVLAAVREATAGIIEEGHRDLAQLRERFLIHASELEPRVYLRLTDNWVELSARFLVKTYGVREVKDAISRRVLARFREEGIDLASSTLEVVRLPRVELRAAEDAGPADASLPADS; from the coding sequence ATGGACCTGTTCGGCGTGCGCATCCTCGGCCTCAACGCCGAGACCTTGCACAAGGTGGCGCTGTCGCTCGTCGTGGTCGTGGCGGTGCTGGGCGTGCGCGCGCTGCTGACCGTGGTGGTGGGACTGGGCACGGGCGTGTCCCGCCGCACCATCTGGACGCGCAAGGGCATCCGGCTCGCCTTCGGGGCGGTGGGGACGCTGCTGCTGCTCTCCATCTGGTTCGACAACCCCAACCGCCTGGCCACCTTCCTGGGCCTGCTGGCCGGAGGGCTCGCCTTCGCCTCGCAGAACGCGGTGCTGTCCGTGGCGGGCTACTTCGTCATCGTCTTCGGCAAGACGTTCGACCTGGGCGACCGCATCCAGATTGGAGACGTCCGCGGAGACGTGCTGGACATCGGCCTGCTCAAGACGACGGTGATGGAGATGGGGGTGCCGGCGCTGCTGATGCCCGACCCGCACCACTGGGTGGCCTCGCGCCAGTACACCGGGCGCGTCGTCACCATCACCAACGCGGAGGTCTTCAAGCAGCCAACGTACAACTACACGCGCAGCTTCAACTTCCTCTGGGAGGAGCTGCGGCTGCCCCTGCGGTACCAGGCCGACCTCCCGCGCGCCGAGGCCATCGTCCTGGCGGCCGTGCGCGAGGCCACCGCCGGCATCATCGAGGAGGGCCACCGCGACCTGGCGCAACTGCGCGAGCGCTTCCTCATCCACGCGAGCGAGCTGGAGCCCCGCGTCTACCTGCGCCTCACGGACAACTGGGTGGAGCTGAGCGCGCGGTTCCTCGTGAAGACCTATGGCGTGCGCGAGGTGAAGGACGCCATCTCCCGGCGCGTGCTCGCGCGCTTCCGCGAGGAGGGCATCGACCTGGCGTCCTCCACCCTGGAGGTGGTGCGGTTGCCTCGCGTCGAGCTGCGCGCCGCGGAGGACGCCGGTCCCGCCGACGCCTCCCTGCCCGCGGACTCCTGA
- a CDS encoding enolase C-terminal domain-like protein, giving the protein MVLKHSEAVPIERCDVQAYEIPTDAPEADGTAEWNSTTLVVVELTAGGTRGLGYTYADASAADLIRRSLARGLQGHDVMDVPARMRTLLGQVRNKGRPGLVAMALSAVDVALWDTKARLLEVPLVRLLGAARSAAPVYGSGGFTSYPIARLQAQLAGWVEQGIPRVKMKVGSRPDEDPARVEAARRAIGPRAALFVDGNGAYTVAQALLLAERFAAHGVSWFEEPVSSDDLDGLHRLRARVPAGMAVAAGEYGDSGLYFRRMLEAGAVDVLQADATRCLGISGFLQADALCDAFGVPLSAHCAPALHVHVACAARRLVHLEYFHDHVRLERMLFDGVAPVRQGALAPDLTRPGLGLELKRADAARYAVGPLA; this is encoded by the coding sequence ATGGTCCTGAAGCACAGCGAGGCGGTTCCCATCGAGCGCTGCGACGTCCAGGCGTATGAGATACCAACGGATGCGCCGGAGGCGGACGGCACCGCCGAATGGAACAGCACGACGCTCGTGGTGGTGGAGCTGACGGCGGGCGGCACGCGCGGGCTCGGCTACACGTATGCCGACGCCTCGGCGGCGGACCTCATCCGTCGCTCGCTCGCCCGCGGGCTCCAGGGACACGACGTGATGGACGTCCCGGCGCGGATGCGCACGTTGCTGGGACAGGTCCGCAACAAGGGGCGGCCGGGGCTGGTGGCCATGGCGCTCTCCGCGGTGGACGTGGCGCTGTGGGACACCAAGGCGCGCCTGCTGGAGGTGCCGCTGGTGCGGCTGCTGGGCGCGGCGCGGTCCGCGGCCCCTGTCTACGGCAGCGGGGGCTTCACCTCGTATCCCATCGCGCGGCTTCAGGCCCAGCTCGCCGGCTGGGTGGAGCAGGGGATTCCCCGGGTGAAGATGAAGGTGGGCAGCCGCCCCGATGAGGACCCGGCCCGGGTGGAGGCCGCGCGGCGCGCCATCGGGCCGCGCGCGGCGCTCTTCGTGGATGGCAACGGCGCGTACACGGTGGCGCAGGCCCTGTTGCTCGCGGAGCGCTTCGCGGCCCATGGCGTCTCCTGGTTCGAGGAGCCCGTCTCCAGCGATGACCTGGACGGGCTCCACCGCCTGCGCGCCCGCGTCCCCGCCGGCATGGCCGTGGCCGCGGGAGAGTATGGAGACAGTGGCCTCTATTTCCGGCGCATGCTGGAGGCGGGCGCGGTGGACGTGCTCCAGGCGGACGCCACCCGCTGCCTGGGCATCAGCGGGTTCCTCCAGGCGGACGCGCTGTGTGACGCGTTCGGCGTGCCGCTGTCGGCCCATTGCGCCCCCGCGCTCCATGTCCATGTGGCGTGCGCGGCGCGGCGATTGGTGCACCTCGAGTACTTTCACGACCATGTCCGGCTGGAGCGGATGCTCTTCGACGGCGTGGCGCCTGTCCGGCAGGGGGCGCTGGCTCCGGACCTGACGCGGCCGGGCCTGGGCCTGGAGTTGAAGCGCGCGGACGCGGCGCGCTACGCGGTCGGTCCCCTGGCCTGA
- a CDS encoding phage holin family protein, with product MAQAGGNQGEQAPGGLLDKTLDVGRKLLRGEADRTRRALHAEARDISSGAVFWGGAGLLALGGVSALTLSLAKVLLAHPGRAALLGLGLVGGAAGLALVGVRCLPRHPLAAVGSQVRRDLDKLDQQLT from the coding sequence ATGGCGCAGGCGGGTGGGAACCAGGGCGAGCAGGCACCGGGTGGGCTGCTGGACAAGACGTTGGACGTCGGCCGGAAGCTGCTCCGAGGGGAGGCGGACCGGACACGGCGGGCGCTGCACGCCGAGGCGCGCGATATCTCCTCTGGTGCTGTGTTTTGGGGCGGAGCGGGACTGTTGGCGCTCGGCGGGGTCTCCGCCCTGACGCTCTCCCTGGCCAAGGTGCTGCTGGCGCATCCGGGGCGCGCGGCCTTGTTGGGACTGGGGCTGGTGGGGGGCGCGGCCGGTCTGGCGCTCGTGGGGGTGCGGTGCCTCCCCCGGCACCCGCTGGCCGCCGTGGGCTCACAGGTGCGGCGAGATCTGGACAAGTTGGACCAGCAGCTCACCTGA
- a CDS encoding DUF2381 family protein yields MRATQFARSILTFAALMTLSAQADDRNRRSILLSEHPANGPHSVYVKGQVITTLRFEQPVNPSKTKVIGWEGRLEPLTVVHNKVILEPIRDLHRDDGLPLVVTLADGTEVPFLVRPPWLKKENDWAPLLDQQIDVFKNQDSYASMHAALADALAKNNALTEENDRYRKEETSEDHALAALLASGAIAQTPFNVADRFNGNDGDTEISAQVYRGKGKAAVVLRVKNLNPEHSWSVQRVRLVTMNGGRDRPVAVRATLREITPGGSGVLAIVADGGAFVEEGALTSLWLEVYRHDGLRQAFVELDPSLIAR; encoded by the coding sequence ATGAGAGCCACCCAATTCGCGAGGTCTATTCTGACCTTCGCCGCGCTGATGACGCTGAGCGCCCAGGCCGACGACCGCAATCGGCGGTCCATCCTCCTTTCCGAGCATCCAGCAAACGGTCCACACTCCGTCTACGTGAAGGGGCAGGTCATCACGACGTTGCGCTTCGAGCAGCCCGTCAACCCAAGCAAGACGAAGGTGATTGGTTGGGAAGGTCGGCTCGAACCACTCACGGTGGTCCACAACAAGGTCATCCTGGAGCCCATCCGGGATCTCCATCGCGATGACGGCCTTCCGCTGGTCGTGACCCTGGCGGATGGCACGGAAGTCCCCTTCCTCGTGAGGCCGCCTTGGCTGAAAAAGGAAAACGACTGGGCGCCGCTCCTCGACCAGCAGATCGACGTGTTCAAGAACCAGGACAGCTACGCGTCAATGCATGCGGCGCTGGCTGATGCGCTCGCGAAGAACAATGCCCTGACCGAGGAAAACGATCGCTACCGCAAAGAGGAGACCTCGGAGGATCACGCCCTGGCCGCCCTGCTCGCGTCAGGAGCGATTGCGCAGACGCCGTTCAATGTCGCGGACCGCTTCAACGGCAATGATGGCGACACCGAAATTTCCGCCCAGGTATACCGAGGAAAAGGCAAGGCGGCTGTCGTCCTCAGGGTGAAGAACCTCAATCCGGAGCACTCCTGGAGTGTTCAGCGGGTTCGGCTTGTGACCATGAATGGAGGGCGTGATCGGCCGGTCGCCGTTCGCGCGACGCTGCGTGAAATCACCCCAGGCGGTTCCGGCGTGCTGGCCATTGTCGCGGACGGTGGCGCTTTCGTGGAAGAGGGCGCGTTGACCAGCCTGTGGCTGGAGGTCTACCGGCATGATGGACTGCGACAGGCTTTCGTCGAGCTAGATCCATCCCTGATTGCGCGCTAA
- a CDS encoding thiamine pyrophosphate-requiring protein, with protein MVAIVGQQARSALGGHYQQEVDLTTLFKAVASEYVTMVTKPSAVRHAIDRAVRIALHQRSVTCVIIPNDVQELAYQPPPRKHGTVHSSVDFSPPHVIPQEKDLRRAADVLNAGKKVSILIGAGAMNAADEVVEVADLLGAGVAKALLGKAALPDALPFVTGAIGLLGTRPSWDMMMGCDTLLMVGTSFPYAEFLPPEGQARGVQIDLDGRMLAIRYPMEVALSGDSKETLRALLPLLQRKQDRSWREQLEKGIRQWWKLLEAQAMNPADPINPQRVFWELSPRLPDGVILTADSGSGTNWFARDVKIRKGMMASLSGNLATMGCGMPYAIGAKFAFPHRPVLAMVGDGAMQMNGNAELITVAKYWKEWKDPRFVVLVLNNRDLNQVTWEQRVMAGDPKTPATQTLPDFPYARYAESLGLRGVRVDRPEQLARAWDEALSANRPVVLEAYTDPNVPPLSPHITFEQARHFASALLSGDEDTAGIVRQSIRGMVDKLLPHKA; from the coding sequence GTGGTGGCCATCGTCGGCCAGCAGGCGCGCTCGGCCCTGGGCGGCCACTACCAGCAGGAGGTGGACCTCACCACGCTCTTCAAGGCCGTGGCCAGCGAGTACGTCACCATGGTGACGAAGCCCTCCGCCGTCCGTCACGCCATTGACCGGGCGGTGCGCATCGCCCTGCACCAGCGCTCGGTGACGTGCGTCATCATCCCCAATGATGTGCAGGAGCTGGCGTACCAGCCGCCGCCGCGGAAGCACGGCACCGTCCACTCCAGCGTGGACTTCAGCCCGCCGCACGTCATCCCCCAGGAGAAGGACCTGCGCCGCGCCGCGGACGTGCTCAACGCGGGCAAGAAGGTGTCCATCCTCATCGGCGCGGGCGCGATGAACGCCGCCGACGAGGTGGTGGAGGTGGCGGACCTGCTGGGCGCTGGCGTGGCCAAGGCGCTGCTGGGCAAGGCGGCGCTGCCGGACGCGCTGCCCTTCGTGACGGGCGCCATCGGCTTGCTGGGGACCCGGCCCTCCTGGGACATGATGATGGGCTGCGACACCTTGTTGATGGTGGGCACCAGCTTCCCCTACGCGGAGTTCCTCCCCCCCGAGGGCCAGGCGCGCGGCGTGCAGATTGACCTCGACGGGCGCATGCTCGCCATCCGCTACCCCATGGAGGTGGCGCTCTCGGGTGACAGCAAGGAGACGCTGCGCGCGCTGCTGCCCCTGCTCCAGCGCAAGCAGGACCGGAGCTGGCGCGAGCAGTTGGAGAAGGGCATCCGCCAGTGGTGGAAGCTGCTGGAGGCGCAGGCGATGAACCCGGCCGACCCCATCAACCCCCAGCGCGTCTTCTGGGAGCTGAGCCCCAGGCTGCCCGACGGCGTCATCCTGACGGCGGACTCGGGCTCGGGGACGAACTGGTTCGCCCGGGACGTGAAGATTCGCAAGGGGATGATGGCGTCTCTGTCCGGCAACCTCGCCACCATGGGCTGCGGGATGCCGTACGCCATCGGGGCGAAGTTCGCGTTCCCACACAGGCCGGTGCTGGCCATGGTGGGGGACGGCGCGATGCAGATGAACGGTAACGCGGAGCTCATCACGGTGGCGAAGTACTGGAAGGAGTGGAAGGACCCACGCTTCGTCGTGCTGGTGCTCAACAACCGCGACCTCAACCAGGTGACGTGGGAGCAGCGGGTCATGGCCGGAGACCCGAAGACGCCCGCCACACAGACGCTGCCGGACTTCCCCTATGCGCGCTACGCGGAGTCGCTGGGGCTGCGCGGCGTGCGCGTGGACCGCCCGGAGCAACTGGCCCGCGCCTGGGACGAGGCGCTCTCCGCGAACCGGCCCGTGGTGCTGGAGGCCTACACGGACCCGAACGTGCCGCCGCTGTCGCCGCACATCACCTTCGAGCAGGCCCGTCACTTCGCCTCGGCCCTCCTGTCCGGGGACGAGGACACGGCGGGCATCGTCAGGCAGTCCATCCGCGGCATGGTGGACAAGCTCCTGCCGCACAAGGCGTAG
- a CDS encoding cytochrome c3 family protein codes for MGLFPPGTDHVLRGVLGLTAALPVLGMAALLLLARSPLGTAAFEPVPQPVQFDHRHHVGDDGIGCRYCHEGAWEGPYAGVPPTSRCMGCHAQLWNESALLAPVRQSYFEDRPIPWNRVHRLPDFVFFNHAIHVHKGVGCVSCHGRVDQMPLVEQVAPLTMGWCLACHRDPAPHLRPVAHVADMTWRPPGDARQAGLQVQRALNVHPRVECNTCHR; via the coding sequence ATGGGGCTCTTTCCTCCAGGAACGGATCACGTTCTGCGCGGCGTGCTCGGCCTGACGGCCGCGCTCCCCGTCCTGGGGATGGCGGCGCTCCTGCTGCTGGCGCGCAGCCCCCTGGGCACCGCCGCCTTCGAGCCCGTCCCGCAGCCGGTGCAGTTCGACCACCGCCACCACGTGGGGGATGACGGCATCGGCTGTCGCTACTGCCACGAGGGCGCCTGGGAGGGCCCCTACGCGGGGGTGCCGCCCACCAGCCGCTGCATGGGCTGCCACGCGCAGCTCTGGAACGAGAGCGCGCTGCTGGCCCCGGTGCGTCAGAGCTACTTCGAGGACCGGCCCATCCCCTGGAACCGCGTCCACCGCCTGCCGGACTTCGTCTTCTTCAACCACGCCATCCACGTCCACAAGGGCGTGGGGTGCGTGAGCTGCCATGGCCGCGTGGACCAGATGCCGCTGGTGGAGCAGGTGGCCCCCCTCACCATGGGCTGGTGCCTGGCGTGCCACCGCGACCCGGCGCCCCACCTCCGGCCGGTGGCGCACGTCGCCGACATGACGTGGCGGCCGCCGGGGGATGCCCGCCAGGCGGGGCTCCAGGTGCAGCGGGCCCTGAACGTCCACCCTCGCGTCGAGTGCAATACATGCCACCGGTGA
- a CDS encoding imm11 family protein: MERHYYSVELGDVPRWLIETPTRDSGEAFDEPWMFADGRVLPDLGPLAARIAHPGTRRSFDLSVIEAAPIVNEAIADVFRTLASGDVQLFPVTVEGAPERYFVVNVTKVVDAIDEARCQEVHHYDEDDPSPDYPGEYNWIYGLRIDPLRTDGAQVFRLKKFKTAFIVSEDVKNALEAVGNLGVSFERVTEAPDLH; this comes from the coding sequence TTGGAGCGTCATTATTACTCGGTGGAGCTGGGGGATGTGCCACGGTGGCTGATTGAGACGCCGACACGGGATTCTGGTGAGGCGTTTGACGAGCCTTGGATGTTCGCGGATGGTCGCGTCCTTCCTGACTTGGGCCCCCTCGCAGCACGAATCGCACATCCTGGGACCAGGCGATCGTTTGACTTATCTGTGATTGAGGCTGCCCCCATCGTCAACGAAGCCATTGCCGATGTCTTCAGGACATTGGCTTCGGGTGACGTCCAACTGTTTCCAGTGACGGTGGAGGGAGCGCCCGAGCGGTACTTCGTCGTCAATGTAACCAAGGTGGTTGATGCCATTGACGAGGCACGGTGCCAGGAGGTGCATCACTATGATGAGGACGATCCGTCCCCTGATTACCCAGGCGAATACAACTGGATCTACGGACTTAGAATCGACCCGTTGAGAACCGATGGCGCCCAGGTCTTCCGGCTGAAGAAGTTCAAGACTGCGTTCATTGTGTCGGAGGACGTCAAGAACGCCCTCGAAGCCGTCGGGAACCTGGGCGTGTCATTCGAGCGCGTGACGGAGGCTCCCGACCTTCATTGA
- a CDS encoding DUF6066 family protein produces the protein MNRILLAAALLLPVLALADADPRFAKLRDEAEPLGGLGTFLEKYIGACDGPFVDAQCKANAEAFRKKYQGKRLYMIVTEDDATMLSAGPYSPGTGMYTINITPFFPGGGSALTHGAPRKTDASGNPILPYLTVTGELPEGWNLQMFTRLFSTRAVRAQVVFTPQSVWSLPKKGGGKNHGVTARIEAILLTEGRSGHPMGLWLKGKDANKR, from the coding sequence GTGAATCGCATCCTGCTCGCCGCCGCCCTCCTCCTGCCCGTGCTCGCCCTGGCGGACGCGGACCCTCGCTTCGCGAAGCTGCGCGACGAAGCCGAGCCGCTGGGAGGGCTGGGGACCTTCCTGGAGAAGTACATTGGCGCGTGTGACGGCCCCTTCGTGGACGCGCAGTGCAAGGCCAACGCGGAGGCGTTCCGGAAGAAGTACCAGGGCAAGCGGCTGTACATGATCGTCACCGAGGACGACGCCACCATGCTCAGCGCGGGGCCCTACTCGCCGGGCACGGGGATGTACACCATCAACATCACCCCGTTCTTCCCCGGCGGCGGCTCGGCGCTCACCCACGGCGCGCCCAGGAAGACGGACGCCAGCGGCAACCCCATCCTCCCCTACCTCACCGTCACGGGGGAGCTGCCGGAGGGGTGGAACCTGCAGATGTTCACCCGGCTGTTCTCCACGCGCGCGGTGCGGGCGCAGGTCGTCTTCACGCCGCAGAGCGTGTGGAGCCTCCCGAAGAAGGGCGGCGGGAAGAACCACGGCGTGACGGCCCGCATCGAGGCCATCCTCCTCACCGAGGGCCGCAGCGGCCACCCCATGGGCCTGTGGCTCAAGGGCAAGGACGCCAACAAGCGCTAG
- a CDS encoding Glu/Leu/Phe/Val family dehydrogenase, whose amino-acid sequence MASEENFMRAPAPTPKRTVYTEAMEIFHRAADLIALDKRVRLELEEPDYEHIFYVTAKLKDRLVPLSEEKARTFANLPETQVRNKEGLELLANGNIILNGRALLGSDVDIRQGHLRLPDGKVYQLVPGESQRFKAYRVQHNQARGPYKGGLRYHREVSLDLFKALAAEMTWKTAIAEVPFGGGKGGIQIDPREYGKEELEAITLRFMYRLKSMIGPDIDIPAPDVGTNPGIMALLYRQYSDGERERHNLRGIVTGKDVRIGGSEGRNKATGQGVAFCIEDYYADRGESVKGKTFILQGFGNVGSHAANILAQMGGRLLAVNDADGTIFNGDGIDVAALSAYVQDPKNLKRSVLGFPGAQRIDKKDLWEVQADILIPAALGGEITAEVAERLKVKLVAEGANGPTTPEADRILEKRGIELIPDIIANAGGVTVSYYEWIQNKRMERWSEAEVDQRLERAMKRNYRIIRDISRNQPRKTEMHDSRQYCIGENVDTRCAAMILALKRIEAHYLLEGFSQ is encoded by the coding sequence ATGGCCAGCGAAGAGAATTTCATGCGCGCCCCGGCCCCTACGCCCAAGCGCACCGTCTACACCGAGGCGATGGAGATCTTCCATCGTGCCGCGGACCTCATCGCGCTGGACAAGCGCGTCCGCCTCGAGCTGGAGGAGCCGGACTACGAGCACATCTTCTACGTCACGGCGAAGCTGAAGGACCGCCTCGTCCCGCTCTCCGAGGAGAAGGCGCGCACCTTCGCCAACCTCCCCGAGACGCAGGTGCGCAACAAGGAGGGGCTGGAGCTGCTGGCCAACGGCAACATCATCCTCAACGGCCGCGCCCTGCTGGGCTCGGACGTGGACATCCGCCAGGGCCACCTGCGCCTGCCGGACGGCAAGGTGTACCAGTTGGTCCCCGGTGAGTCGCAGCGCTTCAAGGCCTACCGCGTGCAGCACAACCAGGCGCGCGGCCCCTACAAGGGCGGCCTGCGCTACCACCGCGAGGTGTCGCTGGACCTCTTCAAGGCCCTGGCCGCGGAGATGACCTGGAAGACGGCCATCGCGGAGGTCCCCTTCGGCGGCGGCAAGGGCGGCATCCAGATTGACCCGCGCGAGTACGGCAAGGAGGAGCTCGAGGCCATCACCCTGCGCTTCATGTACCGCCTCAAGAGCATGATTGGCCCGGACATCGACATCCCGGCGCCGGACGTGGGCACCAACCCCGGCATCATGGCCCTGCTGTACCGCCAGTACTCGGACGGTGAGCGCGAGCGCCACAACCTGCGCGGCATCGTCACCGGCAAGGACGTGCGCATCGGCGGCTCCGAGGGCCGCAACAAGGCCACCGGTCAGGGCGTGGCCTTCTGCATCGAGGACTACTACGCCGACCGCGGCGAGTCCGTGAAGGGCAAGACGTTCATCCTCCAGGGCTTCGGCAACGTGGGCAGCCACGCCGCCAACATCCTGGCGCAGATGGGCGGCCGCCTCCTGGCGGTGAACGACGCCGACGGCACCATCTTCAACGGCGACGGCATCGACGTGGCCGCGCTCTCCGCCTACGTGCAGGACCCGAAGAACCTCAAGCGCAGCGTGCTCGGCTTCCCCGGCGCCCAGCGCATCGACAAGAAGGACCTCTGGGAGGTCCAGGCAGACATCCTCATCCCCGCGGCCCTGGGCGGCGAAATCACCGCCGAGGTCGCCGAGCGCCTCAAGGTCAAGCTGGTGGCCGAGGGCGCCAACGGCCCCACCACCCCGGAGGCCGACCGCATCCTGGAGAAGCGCGGCATCGAGCTCATCCCGGACATCATCGCCAACGCCGGCGGCGTGACGGTGAGCTACTACGAGTGGATCCAGAACAAGCGCATGGAGCGCTGGAGCGAGGCCGAGGTCGACCAGCGGCTCGAGCGCGCCATGAAGCGCAACTACCGCATCATCCGCGACATCTCGCGCAACCAGCCGCGCAAGACGGAGATGCACGACAGCCGCCAGTACTGCATCGGTGAGAACGTGGACACCCGCTGCGCCGCCATGATCCTGGCGCTCAAGCGCATCGAGGCCCACTACCTCCTCGAGGGCTTCTCGCAGTAG
- a CDS encoding DUF421 domain-containing protein has protein sequence MKPIDWHGLWVPDLHPLEVIIRVSLVFLFVQFVLRLVGRKELSRYASFDLALLFLLTVCMRMTIVANDDSLTTGFIALATMGAWDRLFSWLAYRDHRAARLLEGRSLELIRAGRLVHANLRRSRISQKELLSQLRTHGRDDLGAVHAAFLEPSGQVTFLFRDVERAPLR, from the coding sequence ATGAAGCCTATTGACTGGCACGGCCTCTGGGTTCCGGACCTCCACCCACTGGAGGTCATCATCCGCGTCTCGCTGGTGTTCCTCTTCGTGCAGTTCGTCCTGCGGCTGGTGGGACGCAAGGAGCTGAGCCGCTACGCCAGCTTCGACCTGGCCCTGCTCTTCCTCCTCACGGTCTGCATGCGGATGACCATCGTGGCCAACGACGACAGCCTCACCACGGGCTTCATCGCGCTGGCCACGATGGGCGCGTGGGACAGGCTCTTCTCCTGGCTCGCCTACCGCGACCACCGCGCGGCCCGGCTGCTGGAAGGCCGGTCGCTGGAGCTGATTCGCGCAGGCCGCCTGGTGCACGCCAACCTGCGCAGGTCGCGCATCTCCCAGAAGGAGCTCCTCAGCCAACTGCGCACGCACGGCCGCGACGACCTGGGCGCCGTCCACGCGGCGTTCCTCGAACCGAGCGGCCAGGTGACCTTCCTCTTCCGCGACGTGGAGCGTGCCCCGCTCAGGTGA